Proteins encoded by one window of Lacipirellulaceae bacterium:
- a CDS encoding ROK family protein, translating into MPDPKTFISINDAQGPLYVGIDVGGTNIKLGIVDNHGGTLVFRSIATEAKNGPEDAAIRIGRALQELIVEAGAVRSDLARAGLATPGPMDVPAGMLLNPGNLPEWHNSPIRGLVSTACDLPVTFANDANAAAYGEYWRGAGEKYRSMVMFTLGTGVGGGIIVEENLIAGNHSCGAELGYLIIDPSEDAPKASIGLPGVLEAYCGSYAIERRVHEALAAGDASSVRKRMDEGEEFTPLLLAQEAEAGDDLADHIVMETARYLGIGIATVVHTIDPENVVVGGGVTFGGAGHPLGERFLQAVRDEATRRMIQSLPGKIAIEFATLGGDAGYIGSAGLARREHLA; encoded by the coding sequence ATGCCTGACCCCAAAACATTCATTTCTATAAACGATGCCCAAGGCCCCTTATACGTCGGCATCGACGTGGGAGGCACGAATATCAAGCTCGGCATCGTCGACAACCACGGCGGAACGCTCGTTTTTCGTTCGATTGCCACCGAGGCAAAAAACGGACCTGAGGACGCGGCGATACGCATCGGGAGAGCTCTGCAAGAACTAATCGTGGAAGCCGGCGCGGTTCGCTCAGACCTCGCGCGTGCGGGACTCGCAACGCCCGGCCCAATGGACGTACCAGCAGGGATGCTGCTCAATCCAGGCAATCTTCCTGAGTGGCATAACAGCCCCATCCGCGGACTGGTCAGCACCGCGTGCGACTTGCCGGTGACCTTTGCCAACGACGCCAACGCCGCCGCTTACGGAGAGTATTGGAGGGGAGCGGGTGAGAAGTACCGCAGCATGGTGATGTTTACCCTTGGCACGGGGGTCGGGGGTGGGATCATCGTTGAAGAAAATCTCATTGCAGGCAACCATAGTTGCGGAGCCGAGCTAGGCTATTTGATCATCGACCCGAGCGAAGACGCCCCCAAAGCTTCGATCGGTTTGCCCGGGGTTTTGGAAGCGTATTGTGGTTCATACGCGATCGAACGCCGCGTCCACGAGGCACTTGCTGCCGGTGACGCCAGTAGCGTTCGCAAGCGTATGGATGAAGGTGAGGAATTCACGCCATTGCTACTCGCTCAAGAAGCCGAGGCAGGAGACGATCTTGCAGACCATATTGTAATGGAGACAGCACGCTATCTGGGAATCGGAATAGCGACCGTCGTGCATACGATCGACCCCGAGAACGTGGTAGTTGGAGGGGGCGTGACCTTTGGCGGAGCAGGGCACCCGCTAGGCGAGCGTTTCCTGCAAGCCGTTCGCGACGAGGCAACGCGTCGGATGATTCAAAGCCTACCCGGGAAGATCGCGATCGAGTTCGCCACGCTTGGAGGGGACGCGGGCTATATTGGTTCAGCAGGGCTAGCACGACGCGAGCACCTGGCTTAG
- a CDS encoding ATP-dependent Clp protease proteolytic subunit, with protein sequence MQQDPHDTEKPERREIAIVGDLTEHESELTERLLDIEPGGECTIYFDSPGGSPYCATSLMTLIRLRGLRATGIVTGECSSAALWPFAACQRRLVTPYSVLLFHPMRWQSEENVGLAEAAEWARHFGSLEKDMDSLLADLFGVSLEMMDKWINPGRYVSGQEMADAGLAEIIPVGQLTNLSPLPEVSKNGHSVQASSAKRAAATSAN encoded by the coding sequence ATGCAACAAGATCCGCACGACACTGAGAAACCTGAACGACGAGAGATCGCGATCGTTGGCGATCTGACCGAACATGAGTCGGAACTCACCGAACGATTATTGGATATCGAGCCGGGCGGTGAGTGCACGATTTACTTCGATTCGCCGGGTGGCTCGCCCTACTGCGCAACCTCGTTGATGACGCTCATTCGCTTGCGTGGCTTGCGCGCAACCGGCATTGTCACGGGAGAATGTTCCTCAGCGGCCCTGTGGCCCTTTGCGGCCTGCCAGAGACGCCTCGTCACACCCTACAGTGTGCTGCTCTTCCATCCCATGCGCTGGCAAAGCGAAGAAAACGTCGGCTTAGCCGAAGCAGCGGAATGGGCACGCCACTTTGGTTCGCTTGAAAAAGACATGGACTCACTGCTGGCTGACTTGTTTGGCGTTTCCCTGGAAATGATGGACAAGTGGATCAATCCGGGCCGCTACGTAAGCGGCCAAGAGATGGCCGACGCGGGCCTGGCGGAAATCATTCCCGTAGGTCAATTGACCAACCTGTCGCCACTGCCGGAAGTCAGCAAAAACGGCCACTCGGTTCAAGCAAGTTCAGCCAAAAGAGCTGCGGCAACGTCCGCCAATTAG
- a CDS encoding inositol monophosphatase family protein, which produces MPTPAELLAICDLAAQAGAEQLLAWRNRFRAREKASRDFVTDADLASEKAIRQVISHHYSDHAILGEESAAKSAPAAELLAEPFCWVIDPLDGTTNYLHQFPLFAVSVGLVADGELQAGVIIDPLLNEKFAASRGEGATLNGEPIRVSEAKNVEKSLVAVSFPPQLSRDSPDLKSFLDVATRCRAVRRTGSAALNLSYVACGRLDAHWAHQIHPWDAAAGALLVKEAGGTVTASRGGEFDLAEASYFTAATSELHRSLLSLTTSGY; this is translated from the coding sequence ATGCCAACTCCGGCTGAATTATTAGCGATCTGCGATCTGGCGGCTCAAGCTGGGGCCGAGCAGCTACTTGCATGGAGGAATCGTTTCCGGGCTCGCGAAAAAGCGAGTCGCGACTTCGTGACCGACGCTGATCTAGCCTCGGAGAAGGCTATTCGCCAGGTTATTTCTCACCACTACTCTGATCACGCGATCCTGGGCGAAGAGTCGGCCGCCAAGTCGGCCCCGGCTGCCGAGTTGCTGGCGGAACCATTCTGCTGGGTTATTGATCCTCTTGATGGCACAACCAATTACCTGCATCAATTCCCTTTGTTCGCGGTATCGGTTGGCCTGGTCGCTGACGGAGAGCTACAGGCAGGCGTGATCATTGATCCTCTACTCAACGAAAAGTTCGCCGCCAGCCGAGGAGAAGGAGCCACCCTCAATGGCGAGCCGATTCGGGTAAGTGAGGCGAAGAACGTTGAGAAATCGCTCGTGGCGGTTAGCTTTCCGCCACAATTATCGCGCGATTCGCCTGATCTCAAGTCTTTTCTCGATGTCGCAACACGATGCCGAGCCGTCCGACGAACTGGCTCGGCAGCGCTCAATCTATCTTACGTGGCTTGTGGAAGGTTAGACGCTCACTGGGCACACCAGATCCATCCTTGGGACGCGGCTGCGGGAGCTCTGCTTGTTAAGGAGGCTGGCGGCACGGTCACAGCTAGTCGGGGGGGAGAATTCGACCTGGCTGAGGCCAGCTATTTCACAGCCGCGACTAGCGAACTTCATCGCTCGCTCCTAAGTCTGACTACGAGTGGATATTAG